A region from the Bacillus sp. Marseille-P3661 genome encodes:
- a CDS encoding HIT family protein, protein MSCPFCNLRKDQIVLENETALAFYDLYPVQKGHLLIIPKEHIVSYFDASDIEIADIHELIKKGKELIDDEYSPDGYNIGVNIGHYGGQTVPHLHFHLIPRYKGDVEDPRGGIRKAIPNLVEYP, encoded by the coding sequence ATGAGTTGTCCATTTTGTAATCTTAGAAAAGATCAAATTGTACTAGAAAATGAAACAGCATTAGCATTTTATGATTTATATCCAGTTCAAAAAGGACATTTATTAATCATTCCGAAGGAGCATATAGTGTCGTATTTTGATGCCAGTGATATCGAAATTGCCGATATTCATGAACTTATAAAAAAAGGAAAAGAACTGATTGACGATGAGTATTCACCAGATGGCTACAATATCGGTGTCAATATTGGCCATTACGGGGGACAAACTGTTCCGCATCTACATTTTCATTTAATACCGCGTTATAAAGGAGATGTTGAGGATCCAAGAGGCGGAATTAGAAAAGCGATTCCGAATTTGGTGGAGTATCCGTAG